The window GAGAAAGAATTTATTGAATGCAATATATCACATCCCAAATAAATTAGCAAACATGAGTATTTATAAGAGAGAAGATGATCTCGATTGCAGCTCTTGGACATTGTTCCTGATTAGATATCTACCTATGTTATGTCTTCTGACAGTAGGCATGATGACCCATACTGCCACTGGTCTTCTCATGGGCATTGATTGTCATGTTAATGATTATGAGGTATGGTAACCCAAACTTATGGGTCTCGCTCTCATCTCCTCATGGTCGATCTGAATAGGAAGGAACCGATTTGGACGGTTCTTGTTGGTGAAAGGATAAGGTGAGCCCAGGTCGTATGGCCTGGAAACGTGGAGGGTAACATACCCCTCGATTATCCGTGGACATGATCCACATTCACTTAACTTAATCTTCTcgagtaaaaattaaaattgtgaacGTAGTTGATGAGTTTTCCAAATtttagtaaaatacataattatgtaataatttagaatatataattgtgtgtgaTTTGTGCTGTGAATGGAAATAGTGTGAATGAataaattaaatgtttaaatttatAGTGGCGTGCATATAAAATTGAAGGTGTTTCaattttggcaaaaatttgtgtgagacggtatcacgggtcgtattttgtgagatagatctcttattcggatcatccatgaaaaagtattactttttatgctaagagtattactttttattttgaatatcgatacgtttaacccgtctcacagataaaaattcgtgagatcgtctcacaagagacctattcttcaatttttttattgcatcAAATATCACGGCTCATGGGATCCACAGCCATGGGTTGGCAATGTTTCCCAATCTAACTGATATTTTCTCATCACCGGCCAAGAAAATCTGTTGTCATTACCTAACAAAACTTAATATCATACATTTGAACACACAACCGTTTGtcgtaaatgataaaaataagtaTGAATTATCTTAACCAACAATAAACCCACAAAtcaaacatcatataaaaaatTGTGAGAAggtattttgataaataaaacaaaCTTTTTTACAAAATGGTGGGATTAATTGTTGGATATATAGATGTCTTTTAGGTGTCAAAGATGGAATATtagtctttctttttcacatttttagGTGCGAcatcaaattcatcaatctcatttttttttattattatgatgCTAATAATGCATCTAAAAAAATTTGTCAATCACGGTGGAAAGTTCTTCATCATCGTCAATTATTTCGGAAGAGGACATCTAAATTAATGGACACAAATTATTCGGTAAGTGTACCTAAACCCATTTTCTAGACAGCTCATAATCttagataaaattttatattgttcCATTAAAAGCAAaacttgtaaaaaattaatgaaatttgtCATTTTCAGGTTCTTAAATTTATCGtagattttttaacaataaaatatgattttttctattttttttttaaaaaagagctTAATTAGTCGTCATTGAGATCTGTGCCAGTGCGAACTTTAAATTCATTTACCACTggaaatgtatatataattcTTTTGCTTTAACAAAATGCGTTACAACAATTTTCTATGCTTTGCATGAGTTCACATTGTCGACATGCCTTGCTTATTTCAATCCGAAGATTAGATTGCTAAGGGGATCGGAGAAATAAACGTGTCTTCTTGATAAAAACAGTCGAATTTCCATCTTAACAAGCAAATTTAACATCCAAAAATCAAGAAACATGACGGCTTTATATACATGCAAGAACTTGTTAGAAATGAAAAGATTGTGAAGATGTTCAATTCTTAAAACCAGGTGGGCCTTGGGAAACTTTTTTAGATTTATCGAGCTATTTGCCAGCCAGTTTCTCTGGAAGAGACAACATCTTCCCCAAAACGGTTGAAAGTTGGTTGATTTTATCTTGTTTTAGAAGGGATCATCAGTTGGCTCTTGACTCGCCACTCGCACGTCTCCATTTTCGGTTTCAGTAGGCTCACGCAGGATAAGTTCTTTGATTCACCATCATGAGAAATCTTTTCATCATATCTTTCTCTTGGTCTCAAGTTTGTCTTCTGTCAAGGAGATACAATCTAGTGAATTTGTGTACTACGAAACACTATTTTTCTCGAAAAAGGGAAGTAGATCTCTCTATTTTAGTTTAGCTTCCCTAACTTTGTTATCTTCGCCAAAATCGAAACTTTTAGGAGGTGGCCTTTTGCTCTTCTCCTTGGAATTGTTCGAAGAGGGGAATTTCACTGGAAGAAATACTGCGACGTGAAGAGTAACTATGGAGAAGACTTGGAGAGTGGAAGAGTGAAAAATATGCAGTGGAGAGATCAAGATCTGTTTATCTTGTTGATAAGTCCAGCCATATCCTATTTCATACGACGATTTAAAGACGGAAAGCTGACACTTATGAAACACTAGAATCTGAACTTACTGGAGCTCTAAATGCTTGTTGATGTGCAGCTATCTCAAAAATGCAGCAACCTTGAATAGGAAAAACAAGATGTTTAGCTACACAAAACTCCCGGAGAGAACTTCAGAATTCTCATTACTTAAGTTCGTTACCTAGTGACCATAGGTCTGATTTATACCCATATGGTAAATCTGAAACAAGCTCTGGACAAACCCCACAAATGATATTTGTAATGTGAAGATGGAAATTGTCAAGAGCTCACAAAGCTTTACAAGTTCCCCCGAGTATCTGGTATTCAGCATTACTGAGTAGTGTATACACAAGCAACAAGTAACCGAACGCTGTGCAAGAATATGATGCTTTTACCATCAATCTTCATGGTTTTTAGGTTTGTTACAGAGATGGACGTCGTTTTCTTTCTTGATGCATATGTTAGATAACTGGGAATTGAAAATTAAGATTCAGATAAGATAAACAGAACAAATAAACGAATCTGCTCATTGAAAAAAAATGCTTTACTCTCCAAAAAATTGTCTCACAAAGAAAAGTTTGGAATCATGCTCAATTACTAACAGGTCTCCTCCTTCACAGTTGTTTGTCACTGTGCATATACAATAcaaataatgaaaatgaaaagCTTTCTTAAAAACCAGCTTCACTTAGGATTCTACATGACACCTCGTCCATCCAAAAATCTTTATATTCGACAACATTCGGATGCTTTGATTTCGCAAATGAATTCATCTGTGTCAGAAACAATGAAACATCTAAGTCCGCATCCATTTATTTCTTTTAAGCTCCCCTCAAATAAATCGCAGAAATGCCTAGTTCAATTGAGATAAAAGTTTATTGAAAAATACTACCGTCCATCTTTCCCTTTTATAGTATGCTTTGCATGAAACTCCTATCTATAATGTCCACTACCAAGGTCCGAGTACAGTGCAATTCATTGTGTTTTAATAAGCATTCGTTTTTTGTTacttttattttcgaaatttcaggATACATATTTCTAAAAGTTTTGAGGGTATGCATAGAAAAACAAGGTTTTTGTTTGATAAACACTACTAAATTACATTGAGTTAGCGATGCCATGTTATTTAGTCTACAAtatgataatcgagttagataattatacaaatatagaatattttgattggtgaacgaaaattgatatgaaataattattatatttggaTATATGAAAATACTCGTGCAAAGAAAGAAGTCTTGAGAAAGTAACAGTAAACTTTGTTTGATGAAAAATGTTCTTGGAAATGAATGAAACAAAGCCTCAATAATCCATCCATACATCAACCAGTACCCACTTCACATTCACAAGAATCAGAATTTGATCCAACAAACATCACAAAGATCAATGTTAAGTTTTTCTTAGTTCCAAATTTCGGAAATGTATGTAATATTTAGACATCATTTACGAGCAACGTTACATAAAAATGAAAGCAAAAATGGTATGTAAAACTTGTAACCTCACATTAAATCACAGACAACAATAAATCAAGTCGTAATACTACAAGTAAACGACAAGATTAATGTCATCAACCATAATTTTAGCCCAGAAACAACATAGTTGCTCCTCTGACTACAGATGTATTATAAGAATAATAAAAACCTGGTCTACTTCTAAAATGAAAAtgatgggaaaaaaaaaaggatcttAGGGCATGCTTGGTGGAGAGAATATGGCGGAAATGAAATGAGCATTCTCATCTCATTCCCTAGAATCATACTTGGTAAGACATTAGAATGAGAATGTTCATTCCAATAGAAATGGCTCTCAATTCTTAcctattttacaaaaaattatatgactatatcttcataaaaataataataacaatgatATAAAGTTTCCTTACTCAAAGTATGCCATTTGATTCATCGCGAGAAGTATAGGAGATATTCAATTTTTATGCAACAGCAGGCAAGTCCTTGATCCAGGCATCGAGTGGCTTGCCAATCGAGTAAACAATAAAACCAATCTCCCTGAGCTTCTGCACATCGACAATGTTCCTCCCATCGAAAACAAAGGCTGGTTTCTGCATATTGTCATATATTTTCTGGAAATCAAGTGTTTTAAACTCGTCCCACTCAGTAAGGATACAAACAGCATGAGCGTCTTTTGTTGCCTCATAGGCATTCCAAACGACAGAGACTTTCTTGACTGTGGTTGGGCTCATTGGCTGGAGATGAAGGGGATGATCCCAATCGAATTTGTTCATAGAAAGGTCTCTCTGGATCTGGTCCTCGGTGACCTGAGGGTCGTAGATGCTCAACTGGGCCTTGTCACCTAGGAGTCCTTGGCAAACATCAATTGCAGGAGTCTCTCTCGTGTCACCTGTATCCTTCTTAAAGGCAAAACCTAAGATGGCTATTTTCTTGTTAGAAACTGTGTTAAACATAGAAGAAACAATGCGGTTGACAAACCGGCTCTTTTGATAGTCGTTGATCTTAATAACTTGTTTCCAGTATTCTGCAACCTCGGGAAGACCATTGCACTCGCAAATGTAAACTAAGTTGAGTATGTCCTTCTGGAAGCAGGAGCCACCAAAACCAACGCTAGAATTAAGGAACTTGGGACCAATTCTCGTGTCCTTGCCAACAGCGTAAGACACTTGGGTAACATCTGCTCCAGTAGCTTCACATAGAGCAGACATGGCATTGACCGATGAAATTCTTTGAGCCAAGAAGGCATTAGCAGCAAGTTTGGAGAGCTCCGCGGACCATAAATTGGTGGTAAGGATACGATCTTCGGGAACCCAATGGGCATAAACATCCTTCAGCTTTTGGACTGCTTTAAGGCCTTCTGGGGTTTCCCTGCCTCCAATAAGAACCCTGTCTGGTTTAAAAAGATCTTCAATGGCAGTTCCCTCAGCAAGGAATTCTGGGTTAGAGAGAATCTGATAATTGATTCCCTTGCTGTTGTGAGTCAAGATTTTTTCAATGGCCTCAGCTGTTTTGACTGGAACTGTGGACTTCTCAACCACGATCTTGTCAGATTTCGACACATCAGCAATCATGCGAGCCGCAGTTTCCCAATATGTCAAATCTGCAGCTTTCCCAGCTCCGAGGCCCCTGGTCTTAGTTGGAGTGTTGACTGAAACAAAGACTATATCAGCCTCAAAGACATGTTTCTCCACATCTGTGCTGAAGAAAAGATTCTTGCCACGGCACTGCTTCACCACATCATCGAGTCCTGGCTCGTAGATAGGAAGCTGATCACTGTTCCAGGCATTGATGCGAGCAACAGAAATATCAACAACAGCTACTTCAATTGAAGGGCATTTGAGTGCTATCACAGCCATGGTAGGGCCTCCCACATACCCAGCTCCAATGCAGCAGATCTTCACCATCTTTTCTATGTTAGCGTGGCCTGGAAAATTGGAAAATCAACATGTGAGCATTTCACAGAAACATTCTCACAACCCTTATACAGAAGCATAATATTGTCCA of the Primulina huaijiensis isolate GDHJ02 chromosome 1, ASM1229523v2, whole genome shotgun sequence genome contains:
- the LOC140983380 gene encoding UDP-glucose 6-dehydrogenase 1 isoform X2, whose product is MVKICCIGAGYVGGPTMAVIALKCPSIEVAVVDISVARINAWNSDQLPIYEPGLDDVVKQCRGKNLFFSTDVEKHVFEADIVFVSVNTPTKTRGLGAGKAADLTYWETAARMIADVSKSDKIVVEKSTVPVKTAEAIEKILTHNSKGINYQILSNPEFLAEGTAIEDLFKPDRVLIGGRETPEGLKAVQKLKDVYAHWVPEDRILTTNLWSAELSKLAANAFLAQRISSVNAMSALCEATGADVTQVSYAVGKDTRIGPKFLNSSVGFGGSCFQKDILNLVYICECNGLPEVAEYWKQVIKINDYQKSRFVNRIVSSMFNTVSNKKIAILGFAFKKDTGDTRETPAIDVCQGLLGDKAQLSIYDPQVTEDQIQRDLSMNKFDWDHPLHLQPMSPTTVKKVSVVWNAYEATKDAHAVCILTEWDEFKTLDFQKIYDNMQKPAFVFDGRNIVDVQKLREIGFIVYSIGKPLDAWIKDLPAVA
- the LOC140983380 gene encoding UDP-glucose 6-dehydrogenase 1 isoform X1 — encoded protein: MQDSSLSLSHANIEKMVKICCIGAGYVGGPTMAVIALKCPSIEVAVVDISVARINAWNSDQLPIYEPGLDDVVKQCRGKNLFFSTDVEKHVFEADIVFVSVNTPTKTRGLGAGKAADLTYWETAARMIADVSKSDKIVVEKSTVPVKTAEAIEKILTHNSKGINYQILSNPEFLAEGTAIEDLFKPDRVLIGGRETPEGLKAVQKLKDVYAHWVPEDRILTTNLWSAELSKLAANAFLAQRISSVNAMSALCEATGADVTQVSYAVGKDTRIGPKFLNSSVGFGGSCFQKDILNLVYICECNGLPEVAEYWKQVIKINDYQKSRFVNRIVSSMFNTVSNKKIAILGFAFKKDTGDTRETPAIDVCQGLLGDKAQLSIYDPQVTEDQIQRDLSMNKFDWDHPLHLQPMSPTTVKKVSVVWNAYEATKDAHAVCILTEWDEFKTLDFQKIYDNMQKPAFVFDGRNIVDVQKLREIGFIVYSIGKPLDAWIKDLPAVA